The Populus trichocarpa isolate Nisqually-1 chromosome 2, P.trichocarpa_v4.1, whole genome shotgun sequence genome has a window encoding:
- the LOC7474532 gene encoding histone-lysine N-methyltransferase ATXR7 isoform X1 — protein MVSSTPRFQEEDDYFSFSSRKRLKISDFQRQEQQDAYISTGNCDDHTFTVMSSAEECSFNGSSSIPEMSCKSNGNSEGMPNTGGASYGGENCSGHSPPAFVSGWMYLNENGQMCGPYIQQQLYEGLSTGFLPEDLPVYPIANGILINPVPLNYFKQFPDHVSTGFTYLCLGTSGTTMPTNHPTDLAAHRQEGVQYAAPVSAHPDIESISDSRVRNHTYSFNQPISNSEAADYVTPVSLVSGEDSCWLFKDDDGRKHGPHSLLELYSWYQYGYLKDSLMIYHAQNKFRPLPLLSIMNAWRMDKPESFSMTDATTETGSSQSFISVISEEVSSQLHSGILKAARRFALDEIICNVISEFVRTKRAERYLMLDNQAAKTCSVDGKMSQSASERMIFSTPECDAAACNYISDQTWADELSVQLPRSTKSVGNADDFWGSYAVICRCLSDYCMEVMWNAVFYDTIAEYTISWRKSKLWFHHPYLCMKIEELPSETYFSGQESPASSVDCPPGFELLKTKSDHTVPSSITSSCAHVGQEPCEQNSLSFKDCPDDDMKCILESVAYELHKSTKVSLLEYVEILVKEKVKKLVNFSEDKRLNEEIFDFSIPSSQASEYGSIEMKDEKMIDSNQIPAEIMFSSKPQSSLQVQKSFFPFQSENEISNFLAIAFKRLRPSVVNAIDDENIDGPPPPGFKDTALFPSAINKFRPSKSLKLTPKVGAYVTIAMCMQKLHDDVLNVWKSIFVDEILHRSPRLCCSSEKHTEPGINEEGAFKFTEGSNKFHSPDSSVLSLVSGKYTYHRKRKLVGKKLGSSSHSTTTVDSGLLKQPVEKSRKQDVLSDVSENVVVQPVKTPKKKGQASSVDAKPLKATIAESSVNARPLKATIAESSVNVGPSKAAVKSTLKRDQSLPKNISRRKVMKIARAVNDDKDAKDSIKTSRDVVGLIDCNGRDAGIKKSGTTECSKKTLNSTKVSNSKRKSTVDGGSVSHPMKILKVENDVNKQAATGQVMARKTKSDHVFLCTATKVSKLKRKSTVNGGSVSHPMKILKVENGANKQTATGQFTARKTKSSKSRMLIPCPRSDGCARSSINGWEWHAWSVKASPAERARVRGVRCIHAKYSGSEAYASQLSNGKVLSARTNRVKLRNLLAAAEGVDLLKATQLKARKKRLCFQRSKIHDWGLVALESIEAEDFVIEYVGELIRPQISDIRERLYEKMGIGSSYLFRLDDGYVVDATKRGGIARFINHSCEPNCYTKVISVEGQKKIFIYAKRYIAAGEEITYNYKFPLEDKKIPCNCGSRKCRGSLN, from the exons ATGGTCTCCTCAACACCCCGCTTTCAGGAAGAagatgattatttttctttctcctctagAAAGAGGTTGAAGATTTCAGATTTTCAGCGCCAAGAACAACAAGATGCATATATCTCCACTGGTAACTGTGATGACCACACATTCACGGTGATGAGTAGCGCAGAAGAATGCTCATTCAATGG TTCTAGTTCCATACCAGAGATGAGTTGCAAGTCCAATGGAAATAGTGAAGGTATGCCTAATACTGGCGGAGCTTCATACGGGGGAGAGAATTGTTCTGGCCACTCACCACCTGCTTTTGTTAGTGGATGGATGTACCTTAATGAAAATGGACAAATGTGTGGTCCTTACATCCAGCAACAGCTTTACGAGGGATTATCTACTGGTTTCCTGCCTGAGGATCTTCCTGTGTATCCCATTGCAAATGGGATATTGATCAATCCCGTTCCTCTCAACTACTTCAAGCAGTTTCCTGATCATGTTTCCACTGGTTTTACATATCTTTGTTTGGGTACTTCAGGCACAACTATGCCTACAAATCACCCTACAGATTTGGCAGCACATAGGCAAGAAGGCGTTCAGTATGCTGCTCCAGTCTCTGCTCATCCAGATATAGAATCCATATCTGATTCCCGTGTTCGTAACCATACTTACAGCTTCAACCAACCGATCTCCAACTCTGAAGCAGCCGACTATGTCACACCAGTTTCACTTGTG tcAGGTGAAGATTCCTGTTGGCTATTCAAGGACGATGATGGGAGGAAGCATGGGCCACATTCTCTTCTGGAGCTTTATTCTTGGTATCAGTACGGGTATCTTAAAGATTCATTAATG ATATATCATGCTCAGAATAAGTTTAGACCCCTTCCTCTGCTATCTATTATGAATGCTTGGAGAATGGATAAACCTGAATCTTTCTCCATGACCGATGCCACCACTGAAACTGGCTCATCTCAAAGTTTCATATCTGTAATTTCTGAAGAAGTTTCCAGTCAATTGCACTCCGGAATATTGAAAGCTGCTCGTAGATTTGCATTAGATGAGATAATCTGCAATGTCATTTCAGAGTTTGTTCGCACAAAGAGAGCAGAGAGATATCTTATGCTTGATAATCAGGCTGCCAAAACTTGTTCTGTGGACGGTAAAATG tCTCAATCTGCCAGTGAGAGGATGATTTTTTCTACTCCTGAGTGTGATGCTGCTGCTTGCAATTATATCTCTGATCAGACATGGGCTGATGAGTTGTCCGTGCAATTACCCAGAAGTACAAAATCTGTTGGAAATGCTGATGATTTCTGGGGGTCTTACGCTGTTATTTGTAGATGTCTTTCTGATTATTGCATGGAAGTCATGTGGAATGCTGTCTTTTATGATACCATAGCAGAGTATACAATTTCCTGGAGAAAGAGCAAACTTTGGTTCCATCATCCATATTTGTGCATGAAGATTGAAGAATTACCCAGTGAAACT TATTTTTCTGGCCAAGAATCTCCTGCTAGCAGTGTCGACTGCCCTCCTGGTTTTGAGCTTCTCAAAACTAAATCAGACCATACTGTGCCATCATCTATTACATCTTCATGTGCACATGTGGGGCAGGAGCCTTGCGAACAGAATAGCCTATCGTTTAAAGATTGTCCAGATGATGACATGAAATGCATCTTAGAAAGCGTAGCATATGAGCTGCATAAGTCCACAAAGGTGTCTTTGTTAGAGTATGTTGAAATTCTTGTGAAagagaaagtgaagaaattagttaatttttcaGAGGATAAGAGATTAAATGAG GAAATTTTTgacttttctattccatccagcCAGGCAAGTGAGTATGGTTCTATAGAAATGAAAGATGAGAAGATGATTGATTCAAACCAAATTCCTGCTGAGATAATGTTTTCCAGCAAACCTCAAAGCTCACTACAAGtgcaaaaatctttttttccatttcaatcTGAGAATGAAATATCCAATTTTCTGGCAATTGCTTTTAAAAGATTACGTCCATCTGTTGTCAATGCAATTGATGATGAAAACATTGATGGGCCACCACCACCTGGATTCAAAGATACTGCTCTATTCCCTTCCGCTATAAATAAATTCCGACCTTCAAAATCACTCAAATTGACTCCCAAGGTTGGGGCCTATGTCACCATTGCAATGTGCATGCAGAAGCTGCATGATGATGTACTTAATGTTTGGAAATCAATCTTTGTCGATGAAATTCTTCATCGATCTCCTAGATTATGCTGCTCTTCAGAAAAGCATACTGAACCTGGTATCAATGAG GAAGGAGCATTCAAATTCACAGAGGGGTCGAACAAATTTCACAGCCCAGACTCTTCAGTACTGTCATTGGTTTCAGGTAAATACACGTATCATCGGAAGAGAAAGTTGGTGGGAAAGAAGTTGGGCTCATCTTCTCATTCTACTACTACAGTTGATTCTGGATTACTGAAACAGCCTGTGGAGAAGTCAAGAAAGCAGGATGTTCTTAGCGATGTTTCTGAGAATGTAGTGGTTCAACCTGTAAAGACTCCTAAGAAGAAGGGCCAGGCTTCATCTGTTGATGCTAAGCCTTTGAAAGCCACTATTGCTGAATCATCTGTTAATGCTAGGCCTTTGAAAGCCACTATTGCTGAATCATCTGTTAATGTTGGGCCTTCAAAAGCCGCTGTCAAAAGCACCTTAAAAAGGGATCAATCATTGCCCAAAAATATTAGTCGTCGGAAAGTAATGAAGATTGCACGAGCAGTTAATG ATGATAAAGATGCCAAAGATTCCATAAAGACTTCTAGGGATGTGGTTGGGCTTATTGATTGCAATGGCCGTGATGCTGGAATTAAGAAATCAGGGACTACTGAATGTTCTAAGAAGACTCTAAACT CAACAAAGGTGTCAAATTCAAAAAGGAAAAGCACAGTAGATGGTGGATCTGTGTCACACCCAATGAAGATTCTTAAAGTAGAAAATGATGTTAACAAGCAAGCAGCAACTGGACAGGTTATGGCACGGAAGACAAAGTCTGATCATGTTTTCTTATGTACAGCAACTAAGGTGTCaaagttgaaaaggaaaagCACAGTAAACGGTGGATCTGTGTCACATCCTATGAAGATTCTTAAAGTAGAAAATGGTGCTAATAAGCAAACAGCAACTGGACAGTTTACAGCACGGAAGACAAAGTCCAGTAAATCCAGGATGTTAATTCCCTGCCCTAGATCTGATGGTTGTGCACGGTCTTCAATTAATGGTTGGGAATGGCATGCATGGTCAGTTAAAGCTAGTCCTGCTGAAAGAGCTCGTGTTAGGGGAGTGCGGTGCATTCATGCCAAGTATTCAGGTTCAGAGGCATATGCATCTCAGCTGTCAAATGGCAAGGTCCTTTCTGCAAGGACTAACAGGGTGAAGCTTCGCAATCTTCTTGCTGCTGCAGAAGGTGTTGACCTTTTGAAAGCAACACAGTTGAAG GCAAGAAAAAAGCGTTTATGTTTCCAGCGAAGCAAGATACATGACTGGGGTCTTGTTGCTCTAGAGTCAATTGAGGCTGAGGACTTTGTAATTGAATATGTCGGCGAACTGATTCGTCCACAA ATATCTGATATACGTGAAAGACTTTATGAGAAGATGGGAATTGGCAGCAGTTATCTTTTTAGACTTGATGATGGTTACGTG GTTGATGCCACAAAACGTGGTGGGATTGCAAGATTTATAAACCATTCTTGCGAG CCGAACTGCTACACCAAGGTTATAAGCGTTGAAGGTCagaaaaaaattttcatttatgcAAAACGTTATATAGCTGCTGGTGAAGAAATTACTTACAATTACAAATTTCCTCTGGAGGATAAAAAGATACCTTGCAACTGTGGTTCTAGGAA
- the LOC7474532 gene encoding histone-lysine N-methyltransferase ATXR7 isoform X2, with the protein MVSSTPRFQEEDDYFSFSSRKRLKISDFQRQEQQDAYISTGNCDDHTFTVMSSAEECSFNGSSSIPEMSCKSNGNSEGMPNTGGASYGGENCSGHSPPAFVSGWMYLNENGQMCGPYIQQQLYEGLSTGFLPEDLPVYPIANGILINPVPLNYFKQFPDHVSTGFTYLCLGTSGTTMPTNHPTDLAAHRQEGVQYAAPVSAHPDIESISDSRVRNHTYSFNQPISNSEAADYVTPVSLVSGEDSCWLFKDDDGRKHGPHSLLELYSWYQYGYLKDSLMIYHAQNKFRPLPLLSIMNAWRMDKPESFSMTDATTETGSSQSFISVISEEVSSQLHSGILKAARRFALDEIICNVISEFVRTKRAERYLMLDNQAAKTCSVDGKMSQSASERMIFSTPECDAAACNYISDQTWADELSVQLPRSTKSVGNADDFWGSYAVICRCLSDYCMEVMWNAVFYDTIAEYTISWRKSKLWFHHPYLCMKIEELPSETYFSGQESPASSVDCPPGFELLKTKSDHTVPSSITSSCAHVGQEPCEQNSLSFKDCPDDDMKCILESVAYELHKSTKVSLLEYVEILVKEKVKKLVNFSEDKRLNEEIFDFSIPSSQASEYGSIEMKDEKMIDSNQIPAEIMFSSKPQSSLQVQKSFFPFQSENEISNFLAIAFKRLRPSVVNAIDDENIDGPPPPGFKDTALFPSAINKFRPSKSLKLTPKVGAYVTIAMCMQKLHDDVLNVWKSIFVDEILHRSPRLCCSSEKHTEPGINEEGAFKFTEGSNKFHSPDSSVLSLVSGKYTYHRKRKLVGKKLGSSSHSTTTVDSGLLKQPVEKSRKQDVLSDVSENVVVQPVKTPKKKGQASSVDAKPLKATIAESSVNARPLKATIAESSVNVGPSKAAVKSTLKRDQSLPKNISRRKVMKIARAVNDDKDAKDSIKTSRDVVGLIDCNGRDAGIKKSGTTECSKKTLNSTKVSNSKRKSTVDGGSVSHPMKILKVENDVNKQAATGQVMARKTKSDHVFLCTATKVSKLKRKSTVNGGSVSHPMKILKVENGANKQTATGQFTARKTKSSKSRMLIPCPRSDGCARSSINGWEWHAWSVKASPAERARVRGVRCIHAKYSGSEAYASQLSNGKVLSARTNRVKLRNLLAAAEGVDLLKATQLKARKKRLCFQRSKIHDWGLVALESIEAEDFVIEYVGELIRPQISDIRERLYEKMGIGSSYLFRLDDGYVVDATKRGGIARFINHSCEPNCYTKVISVEDTLQLWF; encoded by the exons ATGGTCTCCTCAACACCCCGCTTTCAGGAAGAagatgattatttttctttctcctctagAAAGAGGTTGAAGATTTCAGATTTTCAGCGCCAAGAACAACAAGATGCATATATCTCCACTGGTAACTGTGATGACCACACATTCACGGTGATGAGTAGCGCAGAAGAATGCTCATTCAATGG TTCTAGTTCCATACCAGAGATGAGTTGCAAGTCCAATGGAAATAGTGAAGGTATGCCTAATACTGGCGGAGCTTCATACGGGGGAGAGAATTGTTCTGGCCACTCACCACCTGCTTTTGTTAGTGGATGGATGTACCTTAATGAAAATGGACAAATGTGTGGTCCTTACATCCAGCAACAGCTTTACGAGGGATTATCTACTGGTTTCCTGCCTGAGGATCTTCCTGTGTATCCCATTGCAAATGGGATATTGATCAATCCCGTTCCTCTCAACTACTTCAAGCAGTTTCCTGATCATGTTTCCACTGGTTTTACATATCTTTGTTTGGGTACTTCAGGCACAACTATGCCTACAAATCACCCTACAGATTTGGCAGCACATAGGCAAGAAGGCGTTCAGTATGCTGCTCCAGTCTCTGCTCATCCAGATATAGAATCCATATCTGATTCCCGTGTTCGTAACCATACTTACAGCTTCAACCAACCGATCTCCAACTCTGAAGCAGCCGACTATGTCACACCAGTTTCACTTGTG tcAGGTGAAGATTCCTGTTGGCTATTCAAGGACGATGATGGGAGGAAGCATGGGCCACATTCTCTTCTGGAGCTTTATTCTTGGTATCAGTACGGGTATCTTAAAGATTCATTAATG ATATATCATGCTCAGAATAAGTTTAGACCCCTTCCTCTGCTATCTATTATGAATGCTTGGAGAATGGATAAACCTGAATCTTTCTCCATGACCGATGCCACCACTGAAACTGGCTCATCTCAAAGTTTCATATCTGTAATTTCTGAAGAAGTTTCCAGTCAATTGCACTCCGGAATATTGAAAGCTGCTCGTAGATTTGCATTAGATGAGATAATCTGCAATGTCATTTCAGAGTTTGTTCGCACAAAGAGAGCAGAGAGATATCTTATGCTTGATAATCAGGCTGCCAAAACTTGTTCTGTGGACGGTAAAATG tCTCAATCTGCCAGTGAGAGGATGATTTTTTCTACTCCTGAGTGTGATGCTGCTGCTTGCAATTATATCTCTGATCAGACATGGGCTGATGAGTTGTCCGTGCAATTACCCAGAAGTACAAAATCTGTTGGAAATGCTGATGATTTCTGGGGGTCTTACGCTGTTATTTGTAGATGTCTTTCTGATTATTGCATGGAAGTCATGTGGAATGCTGTCTTTTATGATACCATAGCAGAGTATACAATTTCCTGGAGAAAGAGCAAACTTTGGTTCCATCATCCATATTTGTGCATGAAGATTGAAGAATTACCCAGTGAAACT TATTTTTCTGGCCAAGAATCTCCTGCTAGCAGTGTCGACTGCCCTCCTGGTTTTGAGCTTCTCAAAACTAAATCAGACCATACTGTGCCATCATCTATTACATCTTCATGTGCACATGTGGGGCAGGAGCCTTGCGAACAGAATAGCCTATCGTTTAAAGATTGTCCAGATGATGACATGAAATGCATCTTAGAAAGCGTAGCATATGAGCTGCATAAGTCCACAAAGGTGTCTTTGTTAGAGTATGTTGAAATTCTTGTGAAagagaaagtgaagaaattagttaatttttcaGAGGATAAGAGATTAAATGAG GAAATTTTTgacttttctattccatccagcCAGGCAAGTGAGTATGGTTCTATAGAAATGAAAGATGAGAAGATGATTGATTCAAACCAAATTCCTGCTGAGATAATGTTTTCCAGCAAACCTCAAAGCTCACTACAAGtgcaaaaatctttttttccatttcaatcTGAGAATGAAATATCCAATTTTCTGGCAATTGCTTTTAAAAGATTACGTCCATCTGTTGTCAATGCAATTGATGATGAAAACATTGATGGGCCACCACCACCTGGATTCAAAGATACTGCTCTATTCCCTTCCGCTATAAATAAATTCCGACCTTCAAAATCACTCAAATTGACTCCCAAGGTTGGGGCCTATGTCACCATTGCAATGTGCATGCAGAAGCTGCATGATGATGTACTTAATGTTTGGAAATCAATCTTTGTCGATGAAATTCTTCATCGATCTCCTAGATTATGCTGCTCTTCAGAAAAGCATACTGAACCTGGTATCAATGAG GAAGGAGCATTCAAATTCACAGAGGGGTCGAACAAATTTCACAGCCCAGACTCTTCAGTACTGTCATTGGTTTCAGGTAAATACACGTATCATCGGAAGAGAAAGTTGGTGGGAAAGAAGTTGGGCTCATCTTCTCATTCTACTACTACAGTTGATTCTGGATTACTGAAACAGCCTGTGGAGAAGTCAAGAAAGCAGGATGTTCTTAGCGATGTTTCTGAGAATGTAGTGGTTCAACCTGTAAAGACTCCTAAGAAGAAGGGCCAGGCTTCATCTGTTGATGCTAAGCCTTTGAAAGCCACTATTGCTGAATCATCTGTTAATGCTAGGCCTTTGAAAGCCACTATTGCTGAATCATCTGTTAATGTTGGGCCTTCAAAAGCCGCTGTCAAAAGCACCTTAAAAAGGGATCAATCATTGCCCAAAAATATTAGTCGTCGGAAAGTAATGAAGATTGCACGAGCAGTTAATG ATGATAAAGATGCCAAAGATTCCATAAAGACTTCTAGGGATGTGGTTGGGCTTATTGATTGCAATGGCCGTGATGCTGGAATTAAGAAATCAGGGACTACTGAATGTTCTAAGAAGACTCTAAACT CAACAAAGGTGTCAAATTCAAAAAGGAAAAGCACAGTAGATGGTGGATCTGTGTCACACCCAATGAAGATTCTTAAAGTAGAAAATGATGTTAACAAGCAAGCAGCAACTGGACAGGTTATGGCACGGAAGACAAAGTCTGATCATGTTTTCTTATGTACAGCAACTAAGGTGTCaaagttgaaaaggaaaagCACAGTAAACGGTGGATCTGTGTCACATCCTATGAAGATTCTTAAAGTAGAAAATGGTGCTAATAAGCAAACAGCAACTGGACAGTTTACAGCACGGAAGACAAAGTCCAGTAAATCCAGGATGTTAATTCCCTGCCCTAGATCTGATGGTTGTGCACGGTCTTCAATTAATGGTTGGGAATGGCATGCATGGTCAGTTAAAGCTAGTCCTGCTGAAAGAGCTCGTGTTAGGGGAGTGCGGTGCATTCATGCCAAGTATTCAGGTTCAGAGGCATATGCATCTCAGCTGTCAAATGGCAAGGTCCTTTCTGCAAGGACTAACAGGGTGAAGCTTCGCAATCTTCTTGCTGCTGCAGAAGGTGTTGACCTTTTGAAAGCAACACAGTTGAAG GCAAGAAAAAAGCGTTTATGTTTCCAGCGAAGCAAGATACATGACTGGGGTCTTGTTGCTCTAGAGTCAATTGAGGCTGAGGACTTTGTAATTGAATATGTCGGCGAACTGATTCGTCCACAA ATATCTGATATACGTGAAAGACTTTATGAGAAGATGGGAATTGGCAGCAGTTATCTTTTTAGACTTGATGATGGTTACGTG GTTGATGCCACAAAACGTGGTGGGATTGCAAGATTTATAAACCATTCTTGCGAG CCGAACTGCTACACCAAGGTTATAAGCGTTGAAG ATACCTTGCAACTGTGGTTCTAG